In Verrucomicrobiia bacterium, one DNA window encodes the following:
- the pdxA gene encoding 4-hydroxythreonine-4-phosphate dehydrogenase PdxA: MPLRIGITLGDVTGIGPEVALKAVGAVAGEDETRYVLIGDADCIQRWNVQLGLNLAFTPANGSLGADRFTVLDSRSQPLSSSLSHGAPEAARAAVDWLGEAADLCLCGELHAVVTAPVNKEAINRAGIPFVGQTEFFSARARADRTVMMLLGHDERGRWLRVALATVHIALRDVPVKLTAEKIQFAVERAAEACRNLGLARQRVAVCGLNPHCGEGGAFGDEEPRLIEPALAALRQRGLEVAGPLSGDTVFHHALAGEFDAVVAMYHDQGLAPLKTVAFDTGINWTLGLPFIRTSPDHGTAYNIAGQGIASPSSMISALRLAKQLAGRAA; the protein is encoded by the coding sequence ATGCCTCTCCGCATCGGCATCACTTTGGGGGACGTCACCGGCATCGGTCCGGAGGTGGCGCTGAAGGCCGTTGGGGCCGTGGCGGGCGAGGACGAAACGCGCTACGTCCTGATCGGAGACGCCGATTGCATCCAACGCTGGAACGTCCAGTTGGGGTTGAACCTGGCCTTCACGCCTGCCAACGGGTCGCTCGGGGCGGACCGGTTCACGGTGCTCGATTCCCGTTCACAACCACTTTCCAGTTCCCTCTCCCACGGTGCTCCCGAAGCCGCCCGCGCGGCGGTGGACTGGTTGGGTGAAGCGGCCGACCTCTGTTTGTGCGGTGAGCTGCACGCAGTTGTCACGGCGCCCGTGAACAAGGAGGCAATCAATCGCGCGGGCATTCCTTTTGTGGGGCAGACCGAATTCTTTTCCGCGCGCGCCCGGGCGGACCGCACGGTCATGATGCTGCTCGGCCACGATGAGCGCGGCCGCTGGCTGCGCGTGGCGTTGGCGACGGTGCACATCGCGCTGCGCGACGTGCCGGTGAAGCTGACGGCAGAGAAGATCCAGTTCGCCGTCGAACGCGCGGCGGAGGCGTGCCGCAATCTTGGGCTGGCGCGTCAACGTGTGGCTGTCTGCGGGCTGAATCCGCACTGCGGTGAAGGCGGCGCGTTTGGCGACGAGGAGCCGCGCTTGATCGAGCCGGCTCTGGCGGCGTTGCGCCAACGCGGACTGGAGGTGGCCGGTCCGCTCAGCGGCGACACGGTTTTTCACCATGCGCTGGCCGGTGAGTTTGACGCGGTCGTGGCGATGTATCACGACCAGGGGCTGGCGCCGCTCAAGACGGTGGCGTTCGACACGGGCATCAATTGGACGCTCGGCCTGCCGTTCATCCGCACTTCGCCCGACCACGGCACCGCCTACAACATCGCGGGGCAGGGCATCGCCAGTCCGTCGAGCATGATTTCCGCCCTTCGCCTGGCCAAACAGCTGGCCGGGCGCGCGGCTTAA
- a CDS encoding peptidyl-prolyl cis-trans isomerase — protein sequence MKSLRVVLLPLLVVLLAGKTRAELASGINAIVHDSVITYQEVDLFAAPAVNVALRQLRNDRAAFMNKVSELRSNSLDELVQRQLILHDYQASGYNLPESIIDEAIQDRIREKYGDRKTLTQTLQAEGQTYEKFRQQMRDQIIVDALRSKNISAELIISPHKIEEYYQHHQQDYQVEDQVKLRMIVLNKSGETDTNTVNLAHDIAQKIKEGASFQEMATVYSQGSQRGQGGDWGWGDRSTLRKELADVAFKLNPGEVSPVIDTPGACFIMLVEDRKPAHIRPLSEVRDEIEKTLVVEERARLAKQYIDKLKKKTFVRYF from the coding sequence ATGAAATCGTTGCGCGTTGTTTTGCTTCCGTTGTTGGTGGTGCTGCTGGCGGGTAAAACCCGGGCCGAACTGGCCAGCGGCATCAACGCCATCGTCCACGATTCGGTCATCACCTACCAGGAGGTGGATTTGTTCGCGGCCCCCGCGGTCAACGTCGCGCTCCGCCAGCTCCGCAACGATCGGGCGGCGTTCATGAACAAGGTCAGCGAACTGCGCAGTAACAGCCTCGATGAGCTCGTGCAACGGCAGTTGATTCTTCATGACTATCAGGCCTCCGGCTACAACCTGCCCGAAAGCATCATCGACGAGGCGATTCAGGACCGCATCCGCGAGAAGTATGGCGACCGGAAAACGCTGACCCAGACACTGCAGGCCGAGGGTCAGACCTACGAAAAATTCCGCCAGCAGATGCGCGATCAAATCATCGTGGATGCGCTGCGCAGCAAAAACATTTCGGCCGAGCTGATCATCTCGCCGCACAAAATCGAGGAGTATTACCAGCACCACCAGCAGGACTATCAGGTCGAAGACCAGGTCAAGCTGCGCATGATCGTCCTCAACAAATCCGGCGAAACCGACACGAACACCGTCAACCTCGCCCACGACATCGCGCAAAAGATCAAGGAGGGCGCCTCCTTTCAGGAAATGGCCACGGTTTATTCGCAGGGCTCACAACGCGGTCAGGGTGGCGACTGGGGGTGGGGTGACCGCTCCACGCTGCGCAAGGAACTGGCGGACGTCGCCTTCAAGCTCAACCCCGGCGAAGTCAGCCCCGTAATCGACACGCCCGGCGCGTGCTTCATCATGCTCGTCGAAGATCGCAAGCCGGCGCACATCCGGCCGCTGAGCGAAGTGCGCGACGAGATTGAAAAGACGCTCGTCGTCGAGGAGCGGGCGCGCCTGGCCAAACAATACATCGACAAGCTCAAGAAGAAGACCTTCGTCCGGTATTTTTGA
- the aroF gene encoding 3-deoxy-7-phosphoheptulonate synthase, giving the protein MIIVLKPKITRTQERDVLQEIRKLGYTPHVMRGVARVVIGAIGDERTHKSLETLATWPQVESVMPVQKRYKLVSREAHPQNSTVTVRRETLLGGKKFQVMAGPCSVENEKQLLSTAAAVKKAGATILRGGAFKPRTSPYEFQGLGEKGLKLLAKARRETGLPVITELLSENHAELVAEYADILQIGTRNAQNFQLLIAAAKTGKPVLLKRGLSMKIEEWLLAGEYILANENPNLIFCERGIRTFETYTRNTLDLSAIPIIKRESHAPIVIDPSQGAGRADLVAAMCKGAVAMGADGLLIEVHPNPAEAWSDGAQQLTLDGFGRLMEELRPFIAAAGRE; this is encoded by the coding sequence ATGATCATTGTGCTCAAACCCAAAATCACGCGCACCCAGGAACGCGACGTGTTGCAGGAAATCCGCAAGCTCGGCTACACGCCTCACGTCATGCGGGGCGTCGCCCGCGTGGTCATTGGCGCCATTGGCGACGAACGGACCCACAAATCGCTCGAGACGCTGGCCACCTGGCCGCAGGTCGAGAGCGTCATGCCCGTGCAGAAGCGTTACAAGCTCGTCAGCCGCGAAGCCCACCCGCAAAACTCCACCGTCACCGTGCGCCGGGAAACCCTGCTCGGTGGCAAAAAGTTCCAGGTCATGGCCGGCCCCTGCTCGGTGGAAAACGAGAAGCAGCTGCTCAGCACCGCCGCCGCGGTTAAAAAGGCTGGCGCCACCATCCTCCGCGGCGGGGCCTTCAAGCCGCGCACGTCGCCCTATGAATTCCAGGGGCTCGGCGAAAAAGGCTTGAAGCTGCTGGCCAAGGCACGCCGCGAAACCGGTTTGCCGGTCATCACGGAATTGTTGTCGGAGAATCACGCCGAACTGGTGGCGGAATACGCGGACATCCTGCAAATCGGCACCCGCAACGCGCAGAACTTCCAGCTGTTGATCGCCGCGGCCAAAACCGGCAAGCCCGTGCTGCTCAAGCGTGGCCTGTCGATGAAAATTGAGGAATGGCTGCTGGCCGGCGAATACATCCTCGCCAACGAAAATCCGAATTTAATCTTCTGCGAGCGCGGCATTCGCACGTTCGAGACCTACACGCGTAACACGCTGGATCTTTCCGCCATTCCCATCATCAAACGGGAGTCTCACGCGCCCATTGTCATCGATCCCAGCCAGGGCGCGGGCCGCGCCGATCTGGTGGCCGCGATGTGCAAGGGCGCCGTGGCCATGGGTGCCGACGGATTGCTTATCGAAGTGCACCCCAATCCGGCGGAGGCGTGGAGCGACGGCGCCCAACAACTCACGTTGGACGGTTTCGGCCGGTTGATGGAAGAGCTGCGACCGTTCATTGCCGCCGCCGGGCGCGAATAG
- a CDS encoding response regulator, translating to MNSAYQPKASAPEQEQQDMLRTLLSRFGFGSRLAWGLLILGLAGTALLWNEARHHYRNQEQIQFNNRCDRVRGDLLDSLRNGERALRGAAALVPPDAATDIKTWRAYLDQLAVSKLYPEISTIGYAARIPEWQKYSFVREASRTILPDYQIWPETTNRTEYFPIKYIAPMPEESSWLGFDIASDSNQLAAASAACDLGEATLTSKSDVGKGRRRQDIISMYLAVYVDNIPLTSVENRRAALRGWVFARFPLRALLDRIFEAGETDIDFEVFDGPVLTRDTLIYDYDGQLHVAGDNVRRPFMLTNTLAFGDRTWTIFYSASADFRAARASSQPLVVLVCGLALTALGFGVVFMQVSARRQAYDIAAGMTARLRLQERAITSASNGIIITDPNQPDNPVIYANPAWARITGYSVAELIGRNCRILQGTDRDQSGVEELRDAVRQGRSCHVVLRNFRKDGQLFWNEVTISPVRDDQGRLINFIGVSEDVTERKKAEERLAQQFKRQAALAEIELSINEQRELQAVLERITLATKNLLPAAEASVVLWDARKQAFTLSTSTEAGHERQYAAEHVRREGGASRWIVENRQPHIVSDMREDTLNTNPILGASGLSAYAGFPLLAEGEALGVLYALETKPRQFSQDDLDFLSTLAHRAAAAIMRVRLYERLREAKESAEAANRAKSEFLANMSHEIRTPMNGIIGMTELALETPLSAEQRGYLGTVRNSANDLLRLINDILDFSKIEAGKLELHLERFNLRNALNETLKSLGLRAHEKGLELTFHVLPNVPNILEGDLVRIRQVIINLVGNAIKFTEHGHVGVEVRRAGSDTVHLAQRRGQLPEKKAEESDLHFIVFDTGPGIPEEKLLHVFEPFTQADGTISRKFGGSGLGLAICSNLVRMLGGQIWVESRVGKGSRFHFTARLRVQTDPQADGPHVPERLAAQRVLVVDDDETNRGILCEMVTGWGMQPTSVANGRAALAELKAAAEAQHPYSLVLLDDEMPEMDGFALNRELRKQLMPSATVVMMLSSAEPARETARCREEGIHYALTKPVGQSELLDTILTVLQPEGVRLVVQTTAPATGERLRVLLVEDNEVNLELAMHLLTRMGHSVFTVRNGRQAVQAVERDRFDLIFMDLQMPEMDGMEATQRIRAMEAAGTPHTPIIALTAHAIKGSRERYLGAGMDDYVTKPVRRQDLADAIDRVMQRLGRWAARTPSYDHQQCLANIEGDAEMFRTLVTLFAETTPGLLTKLRAEVEAGDAATAARTAHKLKGSALQFNAQPAVDLTLRIEEAAKRGDLGVATALLPELREAFARLERDLQSALNVA from the coding sequence ATGAATTCCGCCTACCAGCCGAAAGCCAGCGCCCCCGAACAGGAGCAGCAGGACATGCTGCGCACGTTGCTGAGCCGGTTCGGATTCGGTTCCCGCCTGGCTTGGGGGCTGTTGATTCTGGGGCTGGCCGGCACCGCCTTGTTATGGAACGAGGCGCGGCATCATTACCGCAATCAGGAGCAGATCCAGTTCAACAACCGGTGCGACCGCGTGCGCGGCGACCTCCTGGATTCCTTGCGCAACGGCGAGCGGGCGTTGCGCGGTGCGGCCGCCCTGGTGCCGCCGGATGCCGCCACGGACATCAAGACGTGGCGCGCCTACCTCGACCAGCTGGCCGTCTCCAAACTCTACCCGGAAATTTCCACCATCGGTTACGCCGCCCGCATTCCGGAGTGGCAAAAATACTCCTTCGTCCGTGAAGCCAGCCGGACCATTCTGCCCGACTATCAAATCTGGCCGGAAACCACCAACCGGACGGAATACTTTCCCATCAAATACATCGCGCCCATGCCGGAGGAGTCATCCTGGCTGGGATTCGACATCGCCAGCGATTCCAATCAACTGGCCGCCGCCAGCGCCGCGTGCGACCTCGGCGAGGCCACGCTCACGTCCAAATCGGACGTCGGCAAGGGCCGCCGCCGCCAGGACATCATCAGCATGTATCTGGCCGTGTATGTGGACAACATCCCGCTGACCAGCGTGGAGAATCGCCGGGCGGCCTTGCGCGGCTGGGTGTTTGCCCGGTTCCCGCTGCGCGCGCTCCTCGACCGCATTTTCGAGGCCGGCGAAACGGACATTGATTTCGAGGTGTTCGATGGTCCCGTGCTCACGCGCGACACGCTCATCTATGACTACGACGGGCAGCTGCATGTCGCGGGTGACAACGTTCGCCGTCCGTTCATGCTGACGAACACCCTGGCCTTCGGCGACCGCACATGGACGATTTTTTATTCGGCCTCGGCCGATTTTCGCGCCGCCCGAGCCTCGAGCCAGCCGCTGGTTGTGCTGGTCTGCGGGCTGGCGCTGACCGCGCTTGGTTTTGGGGTCGTGTTCATGCAGGTCAGCGCGCGGCGGCAGGCGTATGACATCGCCGCGGGCATGACGGCGCGGTTGCGCCTGCAGGAGCGTGCCATCACTTCGGCCAGCAACGGCATCATCATCACGGACCCCAACCAGCCGGACAACCCGGTCATTTACGCGAACCCCGCCTGGGCGCGCATCACCGGTTACAGCGTGGCCGAGCTGATCGGTCGCAACTGCCGCATTTTGCAGGGCACGGACCGTGACCAGTCCGGGGTGGAGGAACTGCGGGACGCCGTGCGGCAGGGGCGTTCGTGCCACGTCGTTCTGCGCAATTTCCGCAAGGACGGGCAGTTGTTCTGGAACGAAGTGACGATCTCTCCGGTGCGTGATGACCAGGGAAGATTGATCAACTTTATCGGCGTTTCGGAGGATGTCACCGAACGGAAGAAGGCCGAGGAACGCCTAGCGCAACAGTTCAAGCGGCAGGCCGCGCTGGCGGAAATCGAGCTTTCCATCAACGAGCAACGGGAGCTGCAGGCCGTGCTCGAACGCATCACCCTGGCCACCAAAAACCTCCTGCCGGCGGCGGAGGCGAGCGTGGTGTTGTGGGACGCCCGCAAACAGGCCTTCACCCTCAGCACGTCCACCGAGGCCGGCCACGAGCGGCAGTATGCGGCCGAACATGTGCGGCGCGAGGGGGGCGCGAGCCGTTGGATCGTGGAGAACCGCCAGCCGCACATTGTCAGCGACATGCGGGAGGACACGCTGAATACCAACCCCATCCTGGGAGCCTCCGGGTTGTCTGCCTACGCGGGCTTTCCCCTGCTGGCGGAAGGGGAAGCGCTTGGGGTGCTTTATGCCCTGGAAACAAAGCCGCGCCAGTTTTCCCAGGACGACCTGGACTTCCTTTCGACGCTCGCGCACCGCGCGGCCGCGGCCATCATGCGCGTGCGGCTTTATGAACGTTTGCGTGAAGCCAAGGAGTCCGCCGAAGCCGCCAACCGGGCCAAGAGCGAGTTTCTCGCCAACATGAGCCACGAAATCCGCACGCCCATGAACGGCATCATTGGCATGACGGAACTGGCCTTGGAGACGCCGCTCTCGGCCGAGCAGCGCGGCTATCTCGGCACCGTGCGCAATTCCGCCAACGACCTGCTCCGCCTGATCAACGATATTCTGGACTTTTCAAAAATCGAGGCCGGCAAACTCGAACTGCACCTGGAACGCTTCAACCTGCGCAACGCGCTCAACGAGACTCTCAAATCGCTCGGCTTGCGGGCCCACGAGAAGGGGTTGGAGCTGACGTTTCACGTGTTGCCCAACGTGCCGAACATCCTGGAAGGCGACCTGGTTCGCATCCGGCAGGTCATCATCAATCTCGTGGGCAACGCCATCAAGTTCACCGAGCATGGACACGTGGGCGTCGAGGTGCGCCGGGCCGGCAGTGATACGGTTCATCTGGCCCAGCGCCGCGGGCAGTTGCCTGAAAAAAAGGCCGAGGAAAGCGACCTGCATTTCATTGTCTTCGATACCGGGCCGGGCATTCCCGAGGAAAAGCTGCTGCACGTGTTCGAGCCGTTTACGCAGGCCGACGGAACCATTTCCCGCAAATTTGGCGGCAGCGGCCTCGGTCTGGCCATCTGCTCCAACCTCGTGCGCATGCTGGGCGGCCAAATCTGGGTGGAAAGCCGGGTGGGCAAGGGCAGCCGTTTTCATTTCACCGCGCGTCTCCGCGTGCAAACCGATCCACAGGCGGACGGGCCGCACGTTCCCGAGCGGCTCGCCGCGCAACGCGTGCTGGTTGTGGATGATGACGAAACCAACCGGGGCATTCTCTGCGAAATGGTGACAGGGTGGGGGATGCAGCCCACTTCCGTGGCCAACGGCCGGGCGGCCCTGGCCGAACTCAAGGCCGCCGCCGAAGCGCAGCACCCCTATTCTCTCGTGCTTCTGGACGACGAAATGCCCGAGATGGACGGGTTCGCCCTGAATCGCGAGCTGCGCAAACAACTAATGCCGTCCGCCACGGTCGTCATGATGTTGTCGTCCGCCGAACCGGCCCGCGAAACGGCCCGCTGCCGGGAGGAAGGCATCCATTACGCGCTGACCAAGCCGGTCGGACAGTCCGAACTGCTCGACACCATTCTGACCGTGCTGCAACCGGAAGGCGTCCGGCTGGTGGTGCAGACCACGGCTCCAGCAACAGGCGAGCGCCTGCGCGTTTTGCTGGTTGAGGACAACGAGGTGAACCTCGAACTTGCCATGCATTTGCTCACGCGCATGGGGCATTCCGTGTTCACCGTTCGCAATGGCCGGCAGGCCGTGCAGGCGGTGGAACGCGACCGGTTTGACCTCATCTTCATGGACCTGCAAATGCCCGAAATGGACGGCATGGAGGCCACCCAACGCATCCGGGCCATGGAGGCCGCCGGGACACCTCACACGCCGATCATCGCGCTGACCGCGCACGCCATCAAAGGCAGCCGCGAACGTTATCTCGGGGCCGGCATGGACGATTACGTCACCAAGCCGGTGCGGCGGCAGGATTTGGCGGACGCCATCGATCGCGTGATGCAGCGTCTCGGCCGGTGGGCGGCGCGCACCCCGAGTTACGATCATCAGCAATGCCTCGCCAACATCGAGGGCGATGCGGAAATGTTCCGCACGCTGGTCACGCTCTTTGCCGAAACCACGCCCGGGCTGCTGACCAAACTGCGCGCCGAGGTCGAGGCCGGCGATGCGGCAACTGCAGCCCGGACCGCCCACAAACTTAAGGGCTCGGCGCTGCAATTCAACGCCCAGCCCGCGGTGGACCTGACCTTGCGCATCGAAGAGGCCGCCAAGCGCGGCGACCTCGGGGTGGCGACCGCCCTGCTGCCCGAGTTGCGGGAGGCGTTTGCCCGCCTCGAACGCGACCTGCAAAGTGCACTCAACGTGGCCTGA
- a CDS encoding DUF481 domain-containing protein — translation MTLKHKIALACGLVAMTTAGFAQSAPTATETNLWKTSAAAGLTLTRGNSDSTTFTANLLASRKWTANELDLGVDGTYGKANGVKNAESLHGFSQYNRLFSERFFGLMRVDALHDAVADLDYRLTLSPGVGYYFIKNKTTFLRGEVGPGFVYEKLGGETDGYATLRVAERFEHTFTEHAKMWQSLEWLPQMDDFNNYVINAEVGLDTAITKKLSLRTFLQDTFDNEPAPGRKKNDLKLVSALAYTF, via the coding sequence ATGACCCTCAAACACAAAATCGCACTTGCCTGCGGGCTGGTCGCCATGACGACCGCCGGTTTCGCGCAAAGCGCGCCGACTGCCACCGAAACCAACCTGTGGAAAACCTCCGCTGCGGCGGGCCTGACGCTGACGCGTGGCAATTCGGACTCCACAACGTTCACCGCCAACCTCCTTGCCTCGCGCAAATGGACCGCCAATGAACTGGACCTGGGCGTGGATGGCACTTACGGCAAGGCCAACGGCGTCAAGAACGCGGAAAGCTTGCACGGTTTCAGCCAATACAACCGGCTGTTTTCCGAACGGTTCTTCGGATTGATGCGCGTGGATGCCCTGCACGATGCCGTGGCGGATCTGGATTACCGCCTGACGCTCAGCCCGGGCGTGGGTTACTACTTTATCAAGAACAAGACCACCTTCCTGCGCGGCGAAGTGGGCCCGGGGTTTGTCTATGAAAAACTCGGCGGCGAAACGGACGGTTACGCCACCCTGCGTGTGGCGGAGCGGTTCGAGCACACATTCACCGAACACGCCAAGATGTGGCAATCGCTCGAATGGCTGCCCCAGATGGATGATTTCAACAATTACGTGATCAACGCCGAAGTCGGTCTCGACACGGCCATCACCAAGAAGCTCAGCTTGCGCACCTTTTTACAGGACACCTTCGACAACGAGCCGGCACCGGGTCGGAAGAAAAACGACCTGAAACTCGTCAGTGCCCTGGCCTACACATTCTGA
- a CDS encoding OmcB family cysteine-rich outer membrane protein — MKTTIKNIGTGLLAAVLVAWPAARMQAQSAGGDEWTDQYRNNYEIPLGNYTGKSPFMRSSAKPAPPAAKPAPVPVTTKPAPAPAPAPREGYSTATTDCGLVKLTKSAPSVAALGENITYTLTAVAQCDVADVVISDMIPAGSSYVSSDPAAAVDGKTLVWKVASLNRGESRTMKVTVKADSEGELVNCATVTAVPKVCISTLVGKPDLAITKTGPATALINSDVTYTVTVMNKGNITAKNVVVTDAVPKGMSGNPVTVNVGDLGPNQSKTMPVTFKATQRGKVCNVAEAASSNAGKVNAEACTVIEQPGVKITKEGPKEQFLGRRASYNIVVSNTGDTKLTGVVVTDTAPAATTVVDAGGGSVNGKNITWNVGELAAGATKSFTVVLTTETVGTHCNNVAVNTANGLRDSAEACTVWKGISALLLEKGDNPDPIQVGEETTYYVRVTNQGTAADTNVKVVVEFPKELTPVSADNGGTIAGRTVTFPAFPRLAPKQSFEYHVKAKGAQAGDARVTFIRTSTDIPAPTSAEESTRVY, encoded by the coding sequence ATGAAAACCACCATCAAAAACATTGGAACCGGTCTGCTTGCGGCCGTGCTGGTCGCATGGCCAGCAGCGCGCATGCAGGCTCAAAGTGCGGGGGGCGACGAGTGGACGGATCAATATCGGAACAATTACGAAATCCCGCTGGGGAACTACACGGGCAAGTCTCCCTTCATGCGTAGCTCGGCGAAACCCGCTCCGCCGGCCGCCAAGCCGGCCCCGGTGCCCGTAACAACAAAACCAGCGCCGGCCCCTGCGCCGGCCCCTCGTGAAGGTTACAGCACAGCGACGACCGATTGCGGTCTGGTGAAACTGACCAAGTCGGCTCCGTCCGTCGCGGCGCTCGGCGAAAACATTACCTACACCCTGACCGCTGTGGCCCAGTGCGACGTCGCGGACGTGGTCATCTCCGACATGATCCCGGCGGGTTCCAGCTACGTCTCCAGTGATCCGGCGGCGGCGGTGGATGGCAAGACGCTCGTCTGGAAAGTCGCCAGCCTGAACCGGGGCGAATCCCGCACCATGAAAGTGACCGTGAAGGCGGATTCGGAAGGTGAACTGGTCAACTGCGCCACGGTTACTGCGGTGCCGAAGGTTTGCATCTCCACGCTCGTGGGTAAACCCGATCTGGCGATTACCAAGACCGGTCCGGCCACGGCGCTCATCAATTCTGACGTGACCTATACGGTGACGGTCATGAACAAGGGCAACATCACGGCCAAGAACGTCGTCGTCACCGACGCCGTGCCGAAAGGCATGAGCGGCAACCCGGTCACCGTCAACGTAGGCGACCTCGGCCCGAACCAGTCCAAGACAATGCCCGTCACCTTCAAGGCCACGCAACGCGGCAAGGTGTGCAACGTGGCCGAAGCTGCGTCCAGCAATGCCGGCAAGGTGAACGCCGAAGCCTGCACGGTAATCGAGCAGCCCGGTGTGAAGATCACCAAGGAAGGTCCGAAGGAGCAGTTCCTCGGCCGGCGCGCCAGCTACAACATCGTCGTTTCCAACACGGGTGACACCAAACTCACTGGCGTGGTCGTGACCGACACGGCTCCGGCGGCGACCACCGTCGTGGACGCCGGCGGCGGCTCCGTGAATGGCAAGAACATCACGTGGAACGTGGGCGAACTCGCCGCGGGCGCCACGAAGTCCTTCACCGTGGTGCTGACCACGGAGACGGTCGGCACGCATTGCAACAACGTTGCCGTCAACACCGCCAATGGTCTCCGTGACTCGGCGGAAGCCTGCACGGTGTGGAAGGGCATCTCGGCCCTGCTGCTTGAGAAGGGCGACAATCCCGACCCGATCCAGGTGGGCGAAGAGACGACCTACTACGTGCGCGTGACCAATCAAGGCACGGCCGCAGACACCAACGTCAAAGTGGTGGTTGAGTTCCCGAAGGAACTCACGCCGGTCAGCGCGGACAACGGTGGCACGATTGCGGGCAGGACCGTGACGTTCCCGGCCTTCCCGCGCCTCGCGCCGAAGCAATCCTTCGAATATCACGTGAAGGCCAAGGGCGCCCAGGCGGGCGATGCCCGTGTGACGTTCATCCGCACGTCCACGGACATTCCGGCGCCAACCTCGGCGGAAGAATCCACTCGCGTTTATTGA
- a CDS encoding iron-sulfur cluster assembly scaffold protein yields MNEDLEKRIRAALANPQNVGEMTNADAVGTVGNSDCGEMLRMWVKFREEGGRKVIDQATFQSFGCETAIAVASLATELIRGKTAEEALALKTEELAGELGPLPPMKIHCAQLVEGALRSALTPAAPAPAPASPVAPTLMDSLSSSKSSGRKIIMLDAEKPGSSTSVPD; encoded by the coding sequence ATGAATGAAGATTTGGAGAAACGAATCCGCGCGGCGCTGGCCAATCCGCAGAACGTTGGCGAGATGACGAACGCCGATGCCGTGGGCACGGTGGGCAACTCCGATTGCGGCGAGATGCTGCGGATGTGGGTGAAGTTCCGTGAGGAAGGCGGGCGCAAGGTCATCGACCAGGCAACCTTCCAATCCTTCGGCTGTGAAACCGCCATTGCCGTGGCGAGCCTGGCCACGGAGTTGATTCGCGGCAAAACCGCCGAGGAGGCGCTGGCCCTCAAGACGGAAGAACTCGCCGGCGAACTGGGGCCGTTGCCGCCGATGAAGATCCACTGCGCACAACTCGTGGAGGGCGCCCTGCGTTCGGCGCTGACACCGGCGGCCCCCGCGCCGGCCCCGGCATCCCCTGTGGCTCCCACCCTCATGGACAGCCTGTCCAGCAGCAAGTCTTCCGGTCGCAAGATCATTATGCTGGATGCCGAAAAGCCCGGTAGTTCGACATCCGTTCCGGACTGA
- a CDS encoding rhodanese-like domain-containing protein, which produces MNPGITGQSPMSEVLAAYPGAQRALFRRYHIGGCSSCGFQPTETLAGVCERNGNLDVPEVLAHIQSSHEQDEKILIGAKELADWRQQDPALRLVDVRSREEFEAVHIEGSILLSQPVMQQIMAEGTNVRPLVVVDHQGKNGLDAAAYFLGHGLQNVRCLRGGIDAWSQEVDSSVRRYKLG; this is translated from the coding sequence ATGAATCCCGGCATCACTGGACAATCCCCGATGAGCGAAGTGCTCGCCGCGTATCCCGGCGCGCAACGGGCGTTGTTCCGGCGCTATCACATCGGCGGGTGCAGCAGTTGCGGCTTCCAACCGACCGAAACGCTCGCGGGCGTCTGTGAACGCAATGGTAATCTCGATGTGCCCGAAGTGCTCGCGCACATTCAAAGCAGCCACGAGCAGGATGAGAAGATTTTGATCGGTGCGAAGGAACTCGCGGACTGGCGCCAACAAGACCCGGCGCTACGTCTGGTGGATGTCCGTTCACGCGAGGAGTTCGAGGCGGTCCACATCGAGGGCTCGATTCTCCTTTCGCAACCGGTGATGCAGCAAATCATGGCCGAGGGCACCAACGTGCGGCCGCTTGTCGTCGTAGATCACCAGGGCAAGAATGGGCTTGATGCCGCGGCGTATTTTCTGGGCCACGGCTTGCAGAATGTGCGTTGCCTGCGTGGCGGCATCGACGCGTGGTCGCAGGAAGTGGATTCGTCCGTCCGGCGATACAAATTGGGATGA